A region of the Pseudomonas sp. J452 genome:
CAGGCGCGCGCCACCTTTCAGGGCGGCTTCCACATAGGGCAGCAGCTTGCCATCGGCGAGCAGCTGGCTATCGGTGATGGCGTACAGACCGCGTAACTTGGTTTTCACGGGCGGCTCTTCATCAGGTTGTTCATAACGAGAAGTCCAGCGGCAGGCGGCGCGGCACGAACTGGCCACGGCCCGGCTGTTCGGCGTCACGCAGGGTGCGCCAGGTGTAGTCGAGGGCCGAACGCACGGCGCTGCTCAGTTCTTCGCCGAGGGCCAGGCGGCCGGCCAGGGTACTGGCCAGGGTGCAGCCGGAGCCGTGGTAGCTGCCGGGCAGGCGCTGGCAGGTAAAGGTGTGGCGGCTGCCGTCACGCGAGTACAGGCGGTTGTGCACCTCGGATTCGTCGCCATGGCCGCCGGTGATCAGCAGGTGCTGGATCTTCGGCAGCAGCTTCTCGGCGCACTCATCGGCCGTGCCCTCGGGCAGTTCGGCGAGGATGCGTGCTTCCGGCAGGTTTGGCGTGGCGATGGCGGCGATCGGCAGCAGGCGTTCGCGCATGGCGTAGCCGACGTCGTCCTTGCCCAGCGAGCCGCCACCGCCGGCGCGCAGCACCGGGTCGCAGACCAGCGGGATGCCAGGCAGCAGCTGCATGATTTCGACCACGGTATCGACCATCTCGACTGAGCCGAGCATGCCCAGCTTGACCGCCGCGACCGGCAGGTCGGCGATGATCGCATGGGCCTGGGCCAGCACCCATTCGCGGTCGAGCACGCGGAAGTCGGAGACGTTGACCGTGTCCTGCACGGTCAGCGCGGTGACGGCAGGAGCGGCGTGGCAACCCTGGGCGAGCAGGGCTTCGATGTCCGCCTGCAGGCCGGCGCCACCACTCGGGTCGTGGCCGGAC
Encoded here:
- a CDS encoding hydroxymethylpyrimidine/phosphomethylpyrimidine kinase, which codes for MNRPTSRPVVLCLSGHDPSGGAGLQADIEALLAQGCHAAPAVTALTVQDTVNVSDFRVLDREWVLAQAHAIIADLPVAAVKLGMLGSVEMVDTVVEIMQLLPGIPLVCDPVLRAGGGGSLGKDDVGYAMRERLLPIAAIATPNLPEARILAELPEGTADECAEKLLPKIQHLLITGGHGDESEVHNRLYSRDGSRHTFTCQRLPGSYHGSGCTLASTLAGRLALGEELSSAVRSALDYTWRTLRDAEQPGRGQFVPRRLPLDFSL